One Georgenia wutianyii DNA segment encodes these proteins:
- a CDS encoding PP2C family protein-serine/threonine phosphatase, which translates to MPLTVNFAARSDVGLVRSSNQDSGYAGPHLLVLADGMGGPAGGDIASSVALAHLVHLDEEQPAADDLLPSLRESVAAAHADLEERAEADPELAGLGTTCIAVLRSENKIAMVHIGDSRAYLLRDGELTRITTDHTFVQHLVDIGRLTPEQAERHPQRSVLLRVLGDTDGDVILDESVREAKVGDRWLLCSDGLSGVVSAETIAETLTRVADPGRCAEELIDLALRGGGPDNVTCVIADFLDADDLPDGLVPATTPQVVGAAATDRLRATRGTPGAAGRAAALTAPAPRPAEEDEEDQPRPRRRWIGATLLTLLVLAGLGAAAWFGYRWTQDQYYLAPDGEVVAIYRGIPQELGPLTLSEVHERTDLRLDDLPSYVQDRLEATMTVDSLEDAETRVRELRADVRRPADGATPAPTPTSVPGATQDGA; encoded by the coding sequence ATGCCGCTGACCGTCAACTTCGCCGCCCGCTCCGACGTCGGGCTCGTGCGCTCGAGCAACCAGGACTCCGGCTACGCCGGGCCCCACCTCCTCGTGCTCGCCGACGGCATGGGCGGCCCCGCCGGCGGCGACATCGCCTCCTCCGTGGCCCTGGCCCACCTCGTCCACCTCGACGAGGAGCAGCCGGCGGCCGACGACCTCCTGCCGAGCCTGCGCGAGTCGGTCGCCGCCGCGCACGCCGACCTCGAGGAACGCGCCGAGGCCGACCCCGAGCTCGCCGGCCTGGGCACGACGTGCATCGCGGTCCTCCGCTCGGAGAACAAGATCGCCATGGTCCACATCGGCGACTCGCGTGCCTACCTCCTGCGCGACGGCGAGCTCACCCGGATCACCACCGACCACACCTTCGTCCAGCACCTCGTCGACATCGGCCGCCTCACCCCCGAGCAGGCCGAGCGCCACCCGCAGCGCTCGGTGCTCCTGCGGGTGCTCGGCGACACCGACGGCGACGTCATCCTCGACGAGTCGGTCCGCGAGGCGAAGGTCGGGGACCGCTGGCTGCTGTGCTCCGACGGCCTGTCCGGCGTGGTGAGCGCGGAGACCATCGCCGAGACCCTCACCCGCGTCGCCGACCCCGGCCGCTGCGCCGAGGAGCTCATCGACCTCGCCCTGCGCGGCGGCGGTCCGGACAACGTCACCTGCGTCATCGCCGACTTCCTCGACGCCGACGACCTCCCCGACGGCCTCGTCCCGGCGACCACCCCGCAGGTCGTCGGCGCCGCCGCCACCGACCGGCTGCGCGCCACGAGAGGCACCCCGGGCGCCGCCGGCCGCGCCGCAGCCCTGACCGCGCCCGCACCGCGGCCGGCCGAGGAGGACGAGGAGGACCAGCCCCGTCCGCGCCGCCGCTGGATCGGGGCCACCCTGCTCACGCTCCTCGTCCTCGCCGGCCTCGGTGCCGCGGCCTGGTTCGGCTACCGCTGGACCCAGGACCAGTACTACCTCGCGCCCGACGGCGAGGTCGTCGCCATCTACCGCGGCATCCCCCAGGAGCTCGGGCCGCTCACCCTCTCCGAGGTCCATGAGCGCACCGACCTGCGCCTGGACGACCTGCCCAGCTACGTCCAGGACCGCCTCGAGGCGACGATGACCGTCGACTCCCTCGAGGACGCCGAGACCCGCGTGCGCGAGCTGCGGGCAGACGTGCGCCGCCCCGCCGACGGCGCCACCCCCGCCCCCACCCCGACGAGCGTGCCCGGGGCCACGCAGGACGGGGCCTAG
- a CDS encoding FHA domain-containing protein FhaB/FipA, whose amino-acid sequence MTELAVTLLRLSYLVLLWVFVLSALAVLRQDIFGTRIVRRVRGAARSRKQARPAAPRPARSAPTRLVVTQGPLSGTTVPLGPSAIIIGRSPASTLVLDDDYASGRHARFFPQDGSWWVEDLGSTNGTFVGDRRLAQPVQLATGTPVRVGQTVIELQR is encoded by the coding sequence ATGACCGAGCTCGCCGTCACGCTCCTGCGCCTGAGCTACCTCGTGCTCCTGTGGGTCTTCGTCCTCAGCGCCCTCGCCGTGCTCCGCCAGGACATCTTCGGCACCCGCATCGTGCGCCGGGTCCGTGGCGCCGCCCGGTCACGCAAGCAGGCACGCCCCGCGGCCCCGCGCCCGGCGCGCAGCGCCCCCACCCGCCTCGTCGTCACCCAGGGCCCGCTCTCGGGCACGACCGTGCCGCTGGGCCCCTCGGCGATCATCATCGGCCGCTCCCCCGCCTCCACCCTCGTCCTCGACGACGACTACGCCTCCGGGCGGCACGCCCGCTTCTTCCCCCAGGACGGCTCGTGGTGGGTCGAGGACCTCGGCTCGACGAACGGCACGTTCGTCGGGGACCGTCGCCTCGCCCAGCCCGTCCAGCTCGCCACCGGCACGCCGGTGCGGGTGGGTCAGACCGTCATCGAGCTGCAGCGCTGA
- a CDS encoding FhaA domain-containing protein: MGALDRFEKKVENAVNSVFAKAFRSEVKPVEIASAIRRAMDDRAAAVSRGRTVVPNEFTVRLSPEDRERVDAWGADALAEEMVSAATEHADSQQYAFVGPVRVVFETDESVSTGRLDVETATVRGAAAPATSTAASTRHPIIDIDGQRYLLTGPVTVLGRGTEADIVVDDSGVSRRHLELRVTPQGTVATDLGSTNGTFVEGHRVQAATLLDGNTITIGRTRIMFWNGASAEAGR; the protein is encoded by the coding sequence ATGGGAGCTCTCGATCGCTTCGAGAAGAAGGTCGAGAACGCGGTCAACAGCGTCTTCGCGAAGGCGTTCCGCAGCGAGGTCAAGCCGGTGGAGATCGCCAGCGCGATCCGCCGCGCGATGGACGACCGCGCCGCCGCGGTCTCCCGCGGACGCACCGTCGTGCCCAACGAGTTCACCGTGCGGCTGAGCCCCGAGGACCGCGAGCGCGTCGACGCGTGGGGCGCCGACGCCCTCGCCGAGGAGATGGTCTCGGCGGCCACCGAGCACGCCGACAGCCAGCAGTACGCCTTCGTCGGCCCGGTCCGCGTCGTCTTCGAGACCGACGAGTCCGTGTCCACCGGCCGCCTCGACGTCGAGACCGCGACCGTCCGCGGCGCCGCCGCGCCCGCGACGTCCACCGCGGCCTCCACGCGCCACCCGATCATCGACATCGACGGTCAGCGCTACCTGCTCACCGGACCGGTCACCGTGCTCGGCCGCGGCACCGAGGCGGACATCGTCGTCGACGACTCCGGTGTCTCGCGCCGTCACCTCGAGCTGCGGGTCACCCCGCAGGGGACCGTCGCCACCGACCTCGGCTCGACCAACGGCACGTTCGTCGAGGGCCACCGCGTCCAGGCGGCAACCCTCCTGGACGGCAACACGATCACCATCGGCCGCACCCGGATCATGTTCTGGAACGGCGCGAGCGCCGAGGCAGGCCGATGA
- a CDS encoding DUF1918 domain-containing protein — MAPVEPGDRIVVNATHVGGHTRDGEVLAVHGQGGTPPYLVRWSDTGAESLFFPGSDSVVHSGGVGEPT, encoded by the coding sequence ATGGCACCCGTCGAACCGGGGGACAGGATCGTCGTCAACGCCACGCACGTGGGCGGCCACACCCGCGACGGTGAGGTCCTCGCCGTCCACGGTCAGGGCGGGACCCCGCCCTACCTCGTGCGGTGGTCGGACACCGGCGCCGAGTCCCTCTTCTTCCCGGGCTCGGACAGCGTGGTCCACAGCGGAGGGGTGGGCGAGCCGACCTGA
- a CDS encoding PPOX class F420-dependent oxidoreductase: MPRIATADRVSREELLEFLRTRHHHVLLTRRADGRPQLSPVSGGVDESGRIVISTYPDRAKAVNLRRDPAASVLVLGEDWDDAWVQVDGTAEVLDMPEAEDALVDYYRCIAGEHPDWEDYRAAMRRQGKSLIRITITGWGPVATGGFPPDRVPS; encoded by the coding sequence ATGCCACGCATCGCCACCGCCGACCGCGTCAGCCGCGAGGAGCTCCTCGAGTTCCTCCGCACCCGCCACCACCACGTGCTGCTCACCAGGCGCGCCGACGGGCGCCCGCAGCTCTCGCCGGTCAGCGGCGGCGTCGACGAGTCCGGGCGGATCGTCATCTCCACCTACCCCGACCGCGCGAAGGCGGTGAACCTGCGGCGCGACCCGGCGGCGTCGGTGCTCGTGCTGGGCGAGGACTGGGACGACGCGTGGGTGCAGGTCGACGGCACCGCCGAGGTGCTCGACATGCCCGAGGCCGAGGATGCGCTCGTCGACTACTACCGGTGCATCGCCGGCGAGCACCCGGACTGGGAGGACTACCGCGCCGCGATGCGACGCCAGGGCAAGTCGCTCATCCGGATCACGATCACCGGCTGGGGACCGGTCGCGACCGGAGGCTTCCCGCCCGACCGCGTGCCCTCCTGA
- a CDS encoding heavy metal translocating P-type ATPase, translating into MSVTHGDHDDHRGEVLGAPTAHAAVGTAPHDHGAHEGDGGHEGPSGHEGHSGHGDHVAQFRRLFWIMLVLAVPTTLLSGSFAMVLGYRLPDVPGLTWVSPVLGTVVYLWGGRPFLTGAVADVRRRQPGMMLLIGLAITVAFLSSWAATLGVVDPSLEFWWELALLVVIMLLGHWVEMRSLARTSSALDSLAALLPDEAERVNGEGTVVVAPADLAVGDVVLVRPGGRVPADGTVLDGAADVDESMITGESVPVRRGQGDRVVAGTVATDSGLRVRVDAVGEGTTLAGIQRLVRAAQSSASRAQRLADRAAGWLFWYAVGVAALTAVAWLAWGTPQTALTRVITVLVIACPHALGLAIPLVVSIATERAARGGVLVTDRLALERMRTVDTVLLDKTGTLTTGEPALAAVRATPGVGEEEVLALAAAVEAPSEHPLARAVVRAAAGRGLTVPDAGAFRSTPGVGVSAVVGGARVAVGGPALLAEHDARPLPADRSDEGRTVLHVLRDGEPIGVLTLADAVRPESRQAVAGLRALGIEVAMITGDAEPVARTVAAELGIDRVLAGVRPERKNEEVAALQREGRTVAMVGDGVNDAPALAQADVGIAIGAGTDVAIGSAGVVLASDDPRSVLSVIHLSRAAYRKMTQNLWWAAGYNLAAVPLAAGVLAPVGFVMPMAAGAVLMSLSTVVVAANAQLLRRLDLSPEASMRALGVAGDR; encoded by the coding sequence ATGAGCGTCACGCACGGCGACCACGACGACCACCGCGGGGAGGTCCTCGGCGCCCCGACCGCGCACGCGGCGGTGGGGACCGCGCCCCACGACCACGGAGCGCACGAGGGCGACGGCGGGCACGAGGGCCCGAGCGGGCACGAGGGCCACAGCGGCCACGGCGACCACGTCGCCCAGTTCCGCCGGCTCTTCTGGATCATGCTCGTCCTGGCCGTCCCGACCACGCTGCTCAGCGGGTCCTTCGCCATGGTCCTGGGCTACCGGCTGCCCGACGTGCCGGGGCTGACGTGGGTCTCCCCCGTGCTCGGCACGGTCGTCTACCTGTGGGGCGGGCGGCCCTTCCTCACCGGTGCCGTCGCCGACGTCCGCCGCCGGCAGCCGGGGATGATGCTGCTCATCGGGCTCGCGATCACCGTCGCGTTCCTCTCCTCGTGGGCGGCCACGCTCGGGGTGGTCGACCCCTCCCTGGAGTTCTGGTGGGAGCTCGCCCTCCTCGTCGTCATCATGCTGCTCGGGCACTGGGTCGAGATGCGGTCCCTGGCCCGCACGTCCTCGGCGCTCGACTCCCTCGCCGCGCTCCTGCCCGACGAGGCGGAGCGGGTGAACGGCGAGGGCACCGTCGTCGTCGCCCCCGCGGACCTCGCGGTGGGCGACGTCGTGCTCGTGCGGCCCGGGGGACGGGTCCCCGCGGACGGCACGGTCCTCGACGGCGCCGCGGACGTCGACGAGTCGATGATCACCGGGGAGTCCGTCCCGGTCCGCCGCGGGCAGGGAGACCGAGTGGTCGCCGGGACGGTGGCCACCGACTCGGGCCTGCGGGTGCGGGTCGACGCCGTCGGGGAGGGCACGACGCTCGCCGGGATCCAGCGGCTGGTGAGGGCGGCGCAGAGCTCGGCCAGCCGGGCGCAGCGTCTGGCCGACCGCGCCGCGGGCTGGCTCTTCTGGTACGCGGTGGGGGTGGCGGCGCTCACCGCCGTCGCCTGGCTCGCCTGGGGCACGCCGCAGACCGCGCTCACGCGCGTCATCACCGTCCTCGTCATCGCCTGCCCCCACGCGCTCGGGCTGGCGATCCCGCTCGTCGTCTCCATCGCCACCGAGCGTGCCGCCCGCGGCGGGGTGCTCGTCACCGACCGGCTCGCGCTCGAGCGGATGCGGACGGTCGACACCGTCCTGCTCGACAAGACCGGCACCCTCACGACCGGCGAGCCGGCCCTCGCCGCCGTCCGGGCCACCCCCGGCGTCGGGGAGGAGGAGGTGCTCGCGCTGGCGGCGGCGGTCGAGGCGCCGAGCGAGCACCCGCTCGCCCGGGCGGTCGTCCGGGCCGCTGCCGGCCGCGGGCTCACCGTGCCGGACGCCGGGGCATTCCGGTCGACGCCCGGGGTCGGGGTGAGCGCCGTCGTCGGCGGCGCGCGGGTCGCGGTCGGTGGTCCGGCGCTCCTCGCCGAGCACGACGCCCGGCCGCTGCCCGCCGACCGGTCCGACGAGGGGCGGACCGTGCTCCACGTCCTGCGCGACGGTGAGCCGATCGGTGTCCTCACCCTCGCCGACGCCGTGCGCCCCGAGTCTCGGCAGGCGGTCGCCGGGCTGCGCGCGCTGGGGATCGAGGTCGCGATGATCACCGGTGACGCCGAGCCGGTGGCGCGCACGGTCGCCGCCGAGCTGGGCATCGACCGGGTGCTCGCCGGCGTGCGGCCCGAGCGCAAGAACGAGGAGGTCGCCGCGCTGCAGCGGGAGGGACGCACCGTCGCGATGGTCGGCGACGGCGTCAACGACGCGCCCGCGCTCGCCCAGGCGGACGTCGGCATCGCCATCGGGGCGGGGACCGACGTCGCGATCGGCTCGGCGGGCGTCGTCCTCGCGAGTGACGACCCCCGCTCGGTCCTGTCCGTCATCCACCTGTCCCGCGCGGCCTACCGCAAGATGACGCAGAACCTGTGGTGGGCGGCGGGCTACAACCTCGCCGCGGTCCCGCTCGCGGCGGGTGTGCTCGCGCCGGTCGGGTTCGTCATGCCGATGGCCGCCGGCGCGGTGCTCATGTCGTTGTCGACCGTCGTCGTCGCGGCCAACGCCCAGCTGCTGCGCCGCCTCGACCTGTCCCCGGAGGCGAGCATGCGGGCGCTCGGCGTGGCCGGGGACCGCTGA
- a CDS encoding NADPH-dependent FMN reductase, with amino-acid sequence MTRIAIVTGSVRPGRQSLDVARWVRSLAERRTDATFEIVDIADFTLPVWDDVAPPAMAPSSTPHGQAWSRAMDQYDGYVFVVSEYNHSITGALKNALDYLYLELSDKAAGFVSYGSAGGVRAVEHLRGILSEMRVAHVRNAVTLPLSTDFENYTTFTPTESSTASVEPMLDQLVAWATALESVRQPAVVTV; translated from the coding sequence ATGACGCGGATCGCCATCGTCACCGGAAGCGTCCGTCCCGGACGACAGAGCCTCGACGTCGCCCGCTGGGTGAGGTCGCTCGCCGAGCGGCGCACCGACGCCACCTTCGAGATCGTCGACATCGCCGACTTCACCCTGCCGGTGTGGGACGACGTGGCGCCACCCGCGATGGCGCCCAGCAGCACGCCCCACGGCCAGGCCTGGTCCCGCGCGATGGACCAGTACGACGGGTATGTCTTCGTCGTCTCGGAGTACAACCACTCGATCACCGGTGCGCTGAAGAACGCGCTCGACTACCTCTACCTCGAGCTGAGCGACAAGGCCGCCGGCTTCGTCAGCTACGGCTCGGCGGGCGGGGTGCGCGCGGTCGAGCACCTGCGCGGCATCCTGTCCGAGATGCGGGTTGCGCACGTGCGCAACGCGGTGACGCTGCCACTGTCCACCGACTTCGAGAACTACACGACCTTCACCCCCACGGAGTCGTCCACCGCCTCCGTGGAGCCGATGCTCGACCAGCTCGTCGCCTGGGCCACGGCCCTGGAGTCGGTCCGGCAGCCCGCCGTGGTCACCGTCTGA
- a CDS encoding peptide MFS transporter — protein MASEDPATASTSPLAPRDGGRTPASGKTFLGQPRGLANLFSVELWERFSFYGMQGIVLLYMYFSVTDGGLGIDRAAAAGIVGAYGGSVYLFSILGGWVADRLLGSERTMLGSAVLIMLGHIALALIPGVPGLAVGLILIAVGSGGLKATITNLVGTLYSADDPRRDAGFSIFYMGINIGGLIGPLLTGLAQQRAGFHLGFGLAAIGMAIGLTQYLLARRNFPDSVHEVPNPLPRNLYGRYIAIGAGAVVVVVLAVVTGLLTAENLADVVVGATIVAAIVLFVFLLSSKRISADEHSRVVSFIPMFIGSAAFWALFQQQFTVITIYSDTRVERDFTDLPLLGDWTMPISWVQSFNPFFIILLAPLFAALWTRLGRRQPTTPVKFSLGIMTMGAAFLIFLPMVGTTAVPVLWIALIMLVATMGELMLSPVGLSLSTKLAPKAYPVMMVALFYLSLALGTALSGSLASFYSEDNEGPYFGTLGAVTIGVGLVLLALSPRITRAMRGVR, from the coding sequence ATGGCATCGGAGGACCCGGCAACCGCGAGCACATCTCCCCTCGCCCCGCGCGACGGCGGGCGCACACCCGCGAGCGGCAAGACGTTCCTCGGGCAGCCGCGCGGTCTGGCGAACCTCTTCAGCGTCGAGCTGTGGGAGCGGTTCTCCTTCTACGGCATGCAGGGCATCGTCCTGCTCTACATGTACTTCTCCGTCACCGACGGCGGGCTCGGCATCGACCGGGCCGCCGCTGCGGGGATCGTCGGCGCCTACGGCGGGTCGGTCTACCTCTTCTCCATCCTCGGCGGGTGGGTGGCCGACCGGTTGCTGGGCTCGGAGCGGACGATGCTCGGCAGCGCCGTCCTCATCATGCTCGGCCACATCGCCCTCGCGCTGATCCCCGGCGTCCCCGGGCTCGCCGTCGGCCTCATCCTCATCGCCGTCGGCTCCGGCGGGCTGAAGGCGACGATCACCAACCTCGTCGGGACGCTCTACTCCGCCGACGACCCACGCCGTGACGCCGGCTTCTCGATCTTCTACATGGGGATCAACATCGGCGGGCTCATCGGTCCGCTGCTCACCGGCCTCGCCCAGCAGCGGGCCGGCTTCCACCTCGGCTTCGGGCTCGCGGCGATCGGCATGGCCATCGGCCTGACCCAGTACCTCCTCGCCCGCCGGAACTTCCCCGACTCGGTGCACGAGGTCCCCAACCCGCTGCCGCGGAACCTCTACGGGCGGTACATCGCGATCGGCGCGGGCGCCGTCGTCGTCGTCGTCCTCGCTGTCGTCACCGGGCTGCTCACCGCCGAGAACCTCGCCGACGTCGTCGTCGGCGCGACGATCGTGGCCGCGATCGTCCTGTTCGTCTTCCTCCTGTCGAGCAAGCGGATCAGCGCGGACGAGCACTCCCGCGTCGTGTCGTTCATCCCGATGTTCATCGGCTCGGCGGCGTTCTGGGCGCTGTTCCAGCAGCAGTTCACGGTGATCACGATCTACTCCGACACCCGGGTGGAGCGCGACTTCACCGACCTGCCGCTCCTCGGGGACTGGACGATGCCGATCTCCTGGGTGCAGTCCTTCAACCCGTTCTTCATCATCCTGCTCGCGCCGCTGTTCGCCGCGCTGTGGACCAGGCTCGGCCGCCGCCAGCCGACGACCCCGGTGAAGTTCAGCCTCGGCATCATGACGATGGGGGCGGCCTTCCTCATCTTCCTGCCGATGGTGGGGACCACTGCCGTGCCGGTGCTGTGGATCGCGCTCATCATGCTGGTCGCCACGATGGGCGAGCTCATGCTCTCCCCCGTGGGTCTCTCGCTGTCGACGAAGCTCGCGCCGAAGGCCTACCCGGTCATGATGGTCGCGCTGTTCTACCTCTCGCTGGCCCTGGGCACGGCGCTGTCCGGCTCGCTCGCCTCCTTCTACAGCGAGGACAACGAGGGACCGTACTTCGGCACCCTCGGCGCGGTGACGATCGGGGTGGGCCTCGTGCTGCTCGCGCTCTCGCCGCGCATCACGCGCGCCATGCGCGGGGTGCGCTGA